From Trichoplusia ni isolate ovarian cell line Hi5 chromosome 11, tn1, whole genome shotgun sequence, the proteins below share one genomic window:
- the LOC113499072 gene encoding putative inorganic phosphate cotransporter, producing MSENEKLQNYEYSKVATLDGVIEKENVPLKYGYGVRYIQLVIYFLCIVVCFIGRGHMGVTVVAMTSNFHRNAKVVEHHVINGIETNATTEYNATIKELNNTVIHESALDNITAKRYTTYDWPKSTQEMMLGSFFLGYCIMTFPIGLLTQRFGGKLPLQIALLVNGLVSVMTPWLTDLGGWKAVCACRIAQGLSQAGLYPSIQNLLAKWVPINERGTLTSYVYTGSTIGTVIAFQLSGLLSDSRWGWPSVFWAVGMVCLALFLVLTVFGAATPAQHSSISPEETNYIMGRIVEGKVRRPKTPWKAILRSRPMWATLTTHVGSGLIFVFYFTQMPSYIHYILGINVRSSGLLSSLPYVASFFTSLAFGMISDYLTNNKILSLRNARRIFNTFAQIGICLPLVLASFTTNQYVALFCLVFAMAAHVAIHVGWMVNHIDLTPNFSGTLMMLGNMLMNIFNVLLPILVSHVVTDVGNQIQWRIMFFIVASISLLCNIVFVVWMSADVQPWNDLDENDTCLEEMKPEYEEDKKEKSST from the exons ATGAgcgaaaatgaaaaattacagaATTATGAATATAGTAAAGTTGCTACTTTAGATGGTGTAATTG aaaaagaaaatgttccATTAAAATATGGATATGGAGTCAGATACATTCAACTAGTCATATACTTTCTTTGCATAGTCGTTTGTTTCATAGGCAGAGGTCACATGGGTGTTACTGTAGTGGCCATGACTAGTAATTTTCATAGAAACGCGAAAGTTGTAGAACATCATGTTATAAATGGAATCGAAACAAATGCAACTACTGAATACAATGCAACTATTAAAGAGCTGAATAATACTGTGATACATGAAAGTGCTTTAGATAACATTACAGCTAAACGTTATACG ACGTACGATTGGCCAAAATCAACGCAAGAAATGATGTTAGGCTCATTTTTCTTGGGCTATTGCATCATGACATTTCCCATTGGATTGCTTACGCAACGGTTCGGTGGAAAATTACCTTTGCAGATTGCATTACTTGTAAATGGTCTAGTGTCTGTCATGACACCCTGGCTCACGGATCTA GGAGGTTGGAAGGCAGTCTGCGCGTGTCGTATCGCACAGGGCCTGTCGCAAGCTGGTTTGTATCCCAGCATTCAGAACCTGCTCGCAAAGTGGGTACCGATTAATGAGCGTGGGACTTTGACCAGCTATGTATATACAG GTTCCACAATAGGAACAGTTATAGCGTTCCAGTTGTCTGGTCTCCTGAGTGACAGCCGGTGGGGATGGCCCTCAGTGTTCTGGGCAGTCGGCATGGTGTGCCTCGCCTTGTTCCTCGTACTAACTGTGTTCGGTGCCGCCACGCCTGCACAGCACAGCTCTATCAGCCCAGAAGAAACAAATTACATCATGGGACGTATTGTTGAAGGAAAAGTCAgg AGACCAAAAACTCCATGGAAAGCGATCCTCCGATCTCGGCCGATGTGGGCTACTCTGACTACGCATGTGGGCAGTGGGTTGATATTCGTGTTCTACTTCACACAAATGCCTTCTTATATTCACTACATACTTGGCATAAATGTTAGGAGC AGTGGTCTACTATCTTCGTTGCCGTATGTTGCCAGTTTTTTCACAAGCCTTGCGTTTGGAATGATATCAGATTACctcacaaacaataaaatactttcactGAGAAACGCGAGGAGAATCTTCAACACTTTCG CCCAAATCGGAATATGTTTGCCGCTAGTGCTCGCATCATTTACGACAAACCAATATGTGGCCTTGTTTTGTCTGGTTTTCGCCATGGCGGCTCATGTGGCGATACACGTAGGATGGATG GTGAACCACATCGACCTAACCCCGAACTTCAGTGGGACTCTCATGATGTTGGGGAACATGTTGATGAACATCTTCAACGTTTTGCTGCCCATCCTAGTCTCTCATGTAGTCACCGACGTC gGAAATCAAATACAGTGGCGTATAATGTTCTTCATAGTAGCTTCTATCAGTCTTCTCTGCAATATTGTCTTCGTAGTCTGGATGTCAGCTGATGTCCAGCCTTGGAACGACCTTGATGAgaatg ATACGTGTTTGGAAGAAATGAAACCAGAATATGAGGAAGATAAAAAAGAGAAATCAAGCACATGA
- the LOC113498823 gene encoding putative inorganic phosphate cotransporter, translating into MLDQDVINLKPKSMFGVRHVQTVMLLLAMMICYGMRVNMSMAIVAMTDTSQDHYFDWSMQTQGVILSSFFWGYVVLLVPAGELAARFGGRLLVSLAVIINSVISLLLPLCAYYGGWQLVCGCRIVQGLSQGFLTPSVYNLIGKWAPIEEKSRMGSMINAGAHLGIAFQLIVSGFIAGSWGWPAIFYVNGALGIIWLVAYSILGSDSPQKSKFISKEERLYVQTSLGHVGEEKKKLKTPWKAIFTSIPFISLIILHSGQNWGYYTLMTEMPSYMNKILNVDIKANGVMSAVPYLAVYILSFPFGYISDYLPNHKILSVTATRKLSSSIGHYGPAIALIVLSYVPAGNITLAVAVLTIVVGLNVGHITGVMMVHLDMGPNFVATLFGISNMLSNIVSILATLAAGFMLQDETNPSDWKKVFYTTSAIYVVTNTLFLVFGTSEIQTWNYPPQETEINDTGKYLFTLILPL; encoded by the exons ATGTTGGACCAAGATGTTATCAATTTGAAACCGA AATCAATGTTCGGGGTACGCCATGTACAGACGGTGATGCTGTTGTTAGCTATGATGATATGCTACGGCATGAGGGTTAACATGAGCATGGCTATCGTCGCCATGACAGACACCTCACAGGACCAC TATTTCGACTGGAGCATGCAGACCCAGGGCGTGATCCTATCATCCTTCTTCTGGGGCTACGTGGTCCTTCTGGTTCCTGCCGGTGAGCTGGCGGCCAGGTTTGGAGGACGACTCCTCGTCTCGCTGGCAGTCATCATCAACTCCGTAATCTCGTTACTGTTGCCGTTGTGTGCGTACTAT GGTGGCTGGCAACTGGTCTGCGGCTGTCGCATCGTGCAGGGATTATCTCAAGGGTTCCTCACACCTTCGGTTTACAATTTAATTGGAAAATGGGCGCCCATAGAAGAAAAGAGCCGAATGGGGTCTATGATTAATGCAG GTGCGCACCTCGGGATTGCCTTCCAGCTGATAGTGTCAGGGTTCATAGCGGGCTCGTGGGGCTGGCCAGCCATTTTCTACGTCAACGGAGCACTAGGAATCATTTGGTTGGTCGCGTACTCCATACTCGGATCTGACTCTCCGCAAAAGTCCAAGTTTATTAGCAAAGAAGAAAGATTGTACGTACAAACATCGTTGGGACATGTTGGTGAGGaaaag AAGAAACTAAAAACTCCTTGGAAGGCAATCTTCACGTCAATACCATTCATTTCCTTGATAATACTCCACAGTGGTCAAAATTGGGGCTACTATACTCTAATGACTGAAATGCCGTCTTATATGAACAAGATACTCAATGTTGACATTAAAGCA AATGGAGTCATGTCAGCTGTGCCGTACCTGGCTGTTTACATCCTGAGTTTTCCCTTCGGTTACATCTCTGATTATCTACCGAATCACAAGATACTTAGTGTGACAGCTACAAGGAAACTGTCTAGCTCTATAG GACACTATGGGCCGGCCATTGCTCTTATAGTTTTGTCATACGTGCCTGCTGGTAACATCACTCTTGCGGTGGCAGTCTTAACAATCGTGGTTGGTCTCAACGTGGGGCATATAACCGGTGTTAtg ATGGTGCACTTAGACATGGGACCGAATTTCGTCGCAACTCTATTCGGGATAAGCAATATGTTGTCGAACATCGTATCTATATTGGCTACGCTCGCTGCAGGCTTCATGTTGCAAGACGAG ACGAACCCTAGCGACTGGaagaaagtattttatacaaCATCCGCGATATACGTGGTGACGAACACGTTGTTCCTTGTATTTGGTACCAGTGAGATACAAACATGGAACTATCCACCTCAAGAGACTGAAATTAATGATACTGGTAAGtatctttttactttaatattgcCACTATAA
- the LOC113498824 gene encoding uncharacterized protein LOC113498824, translating into MTSEKQDIEKKEIQNNFDVSKWGYRHQQACILFCTLTIAYSMRSCMGVSLVAMTKYAEPDDNTTSIIDDAKQFQPQGVLNALMLTPPYPTFNWDKKTQEAVIASFFWGYMSLQIPAGQLAHRFGARYLLTGAMFVNSIVSIMMPLAAYYGGWICTAICRVLQGLTQACIVPGLHTCLGKWAPLQERGRIAAFVYGGQALGTVFGLPMTGFISSSRLGWPGIFRFYGILSGIIGLLLWWLAADTPGKHTKISPEERKYIEDELGSGEDAKKVAVPWGSIFRHKGMYAIILAHIGQTWGQVTLYSEVPAYLDKIMGVDIKANGLLTALPFLVMWITNFFFSYVFDMLIVKNILSVTNTRKLANSCGHMPAAIGLIALAYAPKNIYVVESILVFTCAFKISSNLGFHVNHIDISPNYAGTMMSISNFMSNIGASLAPLIIGVILTDVNDAYLWRQVFLMTAGLYFLTNLVYVILGTGEKAAWNDPPQETEDCEEGQAMLEKPKLNLPFNAVFFEKPLTMSEKQDMEKKEIENNFDVSKWGYRHQQAFILFCTLTIAYSMRACMGVSLVAMTKYAEPDDNTTSIIDDAKQFQPQGVLNALMLTPPYPTFNWDKKTQDAVIASFFWGYMTLQIPAGQLAHRFGARFLLTGAMFINCVVSIMLPLAAYYGGWICTAVCRVLQGLTQACIVPGLHTCLGKWAPLRERGRIAAFVYGGQALGTVFGLPMTGFISSSRLGWPGIFRFYGILSGIIGFLLWWLAADTPGKHTKISAEERKYIEDELGSGEEAKKMAVPWGSIFRHKGMYAIIVAHFGQTWGQLTLYSEVPAYLDKILGVNIKANGLLTALPFLVMWLTNFFFSYVFDMLIVKNILSVTNTRKLANSCGNIPAAIGLIALAYAPKNIYVVESILVFTCAFKISSHLGFHVNHIDISPNYAGTMMSISNFISNIGASTAPLIIGFILTDVNDAYLWRQVFLMAAGFYFLTNLVYVILGTGEKAAWNDPPQETEDCEEGKAMLEKPKL; encoded by the exons ATGACGTCTGAAAAGCAAGATattgaaaagaaagaaattcAGAATAATTTTGACG tatCAAAATGGGGTTACCGTCACCAGCAAGCATGTATTTTATTCTGCACGCTGACCATAGCGTACAGCATGCGATCCTGCATGGGAGTATCCTTGGTGGCCATGACAAAGTATGCTGAGCCAGATGACAACACTACCTCCATCATAGATGATGCTAAGCAGTTCCAACCTCAAGGAGTACTGAATGCTTTGATGCTGACTCCTCCA TATCCTACTTTTAACTGGGACAAGAAAACGCAAGAGGCTGTGATAGCCTCATTCTTCTGGGGCTACATGTCACTGCAGATCCCGGCTGGACAGTTAGCTCATAGGTTTGGTGCTCGGTATTTACTTACTGGTGCCATGTTCGTCAATAGTATAGTTTCTATAATGATGCCGCTGGCAGCTTATTAC GGAGGTTGGATATGCACAGCAATATGTAGAGTACTACAAGGCCTTACTCAGGCTTGCATTGTCCCAGGCCTGCACACGTGTCTCGGAAAATGGGCTCCTCTGCAAGAAAGAGGAAGAATTGCCGCTTTTGTGTATGGAG gCCAGGCTCTTGGCACCGTTTTCGGGTTACCGATGACAGGCTTTATATCCTCGTCTCGGTTAGGCTGGCCTGGGATATTCAGGTTTTATGGAATCTTATCTGGGATTATTGGACTTTTACTGTGGTGGCTAGCTGCTGACACTCCCGGAAAGCATACTAAAATATCTCCCGAGGAAAGGAAGTATATTGAAGATGAATTAGGATCAGGCGAGGACGCAAAG AAAGTGGCTGTGCCTTGGGGAAGTATATTCCGACACAAGGGAATGTATGCTATCATTCTTGCACACATCGGACAAACTTGGGGGCAGGTTACTTTGTACTCAGAAGTTCCGgcttatttagataaaattatggGAGTAGATATAAAAGCG AATGGTCTGCTGACTGCTCTTCCGTTCTTGGTGATGTGGATCACTAACTTCTTCTTCAGTTACGTATTTGACATGCTGATTGTGAAGAATATTTTAAGTGTGACAAATACGAGGAAACTCGCCAACTCTTGCG gTCATATGCCGGCAGCTATAGGGCTGATTGCATTAGCATATGCACCGAAAAATATTTACGTCGTTGAATCGATTCTGGTGTTTACTTGCGCATTCAAGATATCATCTAACTTAGGATTCCAC GTGAACCATATTGATATTTCACCAAACTATGCCGGAACAATGATGAGTATCAGTAATTTTATGTCCAACATCGGAGCTTCACTAGCGCCTCTAATTATAGGAGTCATATTGACTGATGTA AATGACGCCTACCTTTGGAGACAAGTATTCTTAATGACAGCTGGACTTTATTTCCTGACCAACCTGGTCTATGTGATATTAGGAACCGGTGAGAAAGCAGCATGGAACGATCCACCGCAAGAGACAGAGGACTGTGAGGAGGGACAAGCTATGCTTGAGAAACCTAAATt AAACTTGCCGTTTAATgctgtattttttgaaaaaccaTTGACGATGTCTGAAAAGCAAGATAtggaaaagaaagaaattgaaaacaattttgacg tCTCAAAATGGGGTTACCGACATCAGCAAGCTTTCATTTTATTCTGCACGCTGACTATAGCGTACAGCATGAGGGCCTGCATGGGAGTATCATTAGTGGCCATGACAAAGTATGCTGAGCCAGATGACAACACTACCTCCATCATAGATGACGCTAAGCAGTTCCAACCTCAAGGAGTACTGAATGCTTTGATGCTGACTCCTCCA TACCCGACATTTAATTGGGATAAGAAAACGCAAGATGCAGTGATAGCCTCATTCTTCTGGGGCTACATGACACTACAGATCCCAGCTGGACAGTTAGCGCATAGGTTTGGAGCCCGCTTCTTGCTTACTGGTGCCATGTTTATCAACTGCGTGGTTTCTATTATGCTACCGTTGGCAGCTTATTAC GGAGGTTGGATATGCACAGCAGTGTGCAGAGTATTGCAAGGCCTTACTCAGGCTTGCATTGTCCCAGGCTTGCACACGTGCCTCGGAAAATGGGCTCCTCTTCGAGAAAGAGGAAGAATTGCCGCTTTTGTGTATGGAG GCCAGGCTCTTGGCACCGTTTTCGGGTTGCCGATGACAGGCTTTATATCTTCGTCTCGATTGGGCTGGCCCGGGATATTCAGGTTTTATGGAATCTTATCTGGAATTATTGGATTTTTGCTGTGGTGGCTAGCTGCTGACACTCCcggaaaacatacaaaaatatctgCAGAAGAAAGGAAGTATATTGAAGATGAATTAGGATCAGGAGAGGAGGCAAAG AAAATGGCTGTGCCTTGGGGAAGCATATTCCGCCACAAAGGGATGTACGCTATTATAGTGGCTCACTTCGGTCAAACTTGGGGCCAGCTGACTTTGTACTCAGAAGTTCCGGCCTATTTAGATAAAATTCTGGGAGTCAATATAAAAGCG aaTGGTCTGCTGACTGCTCTCCCGTTCTTGGTGATGTGGCTGACGAACTTCTTCTTCAGTTACGTATTTGACATGCTGATTGTGAAGAATATTTTAAGTGTTACAAATACAAGGAAGCTCGCCAATTCTTGCG gtaACATCCCAGCAGCTATAGGGTTGATTGCATTAGCATATGCACCGAAAAATATTTACGTCGTTGAATCGATTCTGGTGTTCACCTGCGCTTTTAAGATATCATCTCACTTGGGTTTCCat GTGAACCACATTGATATTTCACCAAACTACGCCGGAACAATGATGAGTATCAGCAATTTTATATCGAACATCGGAGCTTCAACCGCACCTTTAATAATTGGATTTATTCTTACTGATGtg AACGATGCCTACCTTTGGAGACAGGTTTTCTTGATGGCAGCTGGATTTTATTTCCTGACCAACCTGGTCTATGTGATATTAGGAACCGGTGAGAAAGCTGCTTGGAACGATCCACCGCAAGAGACAGAGGACTGTGAGGAGGGAAAAGCTATGCTTGAGAAGCCTAAATTgtag